In the genome of Pseudomonas sp. HS6, one region contains:
- the uvrA gene encoding excinuclease ABC subunit UvrA, which translates to MDKILIRGARTHNLKNIDLTLPRDKLIVITGLSGSGKSSLAFDTLYAEGQRRYVESLSAYARQFLSMMEKPDVDTIEGLSPAISIEQKSTSHNPRSTVGTITEIYDYLRLLYARVGTPRCPDHDIPLEAQTVSQMVDLVLAQPEGSKLMLLAPVIRERKGEHLSVFEELRAQGFVRARVNGRLCELDELPKLDKQKKHTIEVVVDRFKVRADMQQRLAESFETALKLADGIALVAPMDDEPGEEMIFSARFACPICGHAISELEPKLFSFNNPAGACPTCDGLGVKQFFDIKRLVNGELTLAEGAIRGWDRRNVYYFQMLGSLAAHYGFSLEQPFNELPADQQKHILHGSGSQNVDFKYLNDRGDIVKRSHPFEGIVPNLERRYRETESASVREELAKFLSTQSCPDCRGTRLRREARHVWVGEKTLPAVTNLPIGDACDYFGELKMTGRRGEIADKILKEIRERLQFLVNVGLDYLSLDRSADTLSGGEAQRIRLASQIGAGLVGVLYILDEPSIGLHQRDNDRLLGTLKHLRDIGNTVIVVEHDEDAIRLADYVVDIGPGAGVHGGQIVAEGTPAEVMAHPDSLTGKYLSGRVKIEVPAKRTPRNKKQVLSLKGARGNNLRNVDLEIPIGLLTCVTGVSGSGKSTLINNTLFPLSATALNGATTLEAAAHDSIKGLEHLDKVVDIDQSPIGRTPRSNPATYTGLFTPIRELFAGVPESRSRGYGPGRFSFNVKGGRCEACQGDGLIKVEMHFLPDIYVPCDVCKSKRYNRETLEIKYKGKSIHETLEMTIEEAREFFDAVPALARKLQTLMDVGLSYIKLGQSATTLSGGEAQRVKLSRELSKRDTGKTLYILDEPTTGLHFADIQQLLDVLHRLRDHGNTVVVIEHNLDVIKTADWLVDLGPEGGSKGGQIIATGTPEEVAEMKQSHTGHYLKPLLIRDRA; encoded by the coding sequence TTGGACAAGATCCTGATACGTGGGGCCCGTACCCACAACCTGAAGAACATCGACCTGACCCTGCCACGGGACAAACTGATCGTCATCACCGGCCTGTCCGGATCCGGCAAGTCGTCCCTGGCCTTCGACACGCTGTACGCCGAAGGTCAGCGCCGCTATGTCGAATCTCTGTCGGCCTATGCCCGGCAGTTCCTGTCGATGATGGAAAAACCCGACGTCGACACCATCGAAGGTCTGTCGCCGGCCATCTCCATCGAACAGAAGTCGACCTCGCACAACCCACGCTCCACGGTCGGCACCATCACCGAAATCTACGACTACCTGCGTCTGCTCTACGCACGCGTCGGTACGCCGCGTTGCCCGGATCACGACATTCCGCTGGAAGCCCAGACTGTCAGCCAGATGGTCGATCTGGTGCTGGCACAACCGGAAGGCAGCAAACTGATGCTGCTGGCGCCGGTGATCCGCGAGCGCAAGGGCGAGCACTTGTCGGTGTTCGAAGAACTGCGCGCTCAGGGCTTCGTCCGGGCCCGCGTCAACGGCCGGCTCTGCGAGCTGGACGAACTGCCGAAACTGGATAAACAGAAGAAGCATACGATTGAAGTCGTGGTCGACCGCTTCAAGGTACGCGCCGACATGCAACAGCGTCTGGCCGAGTCCTTCGAGACCGCGCTGAAACTGGCGGATGGCATCGCGCTGGTGGCGCCGATGGATGACGAGCCGGGCGAAGAGATGATCTTCTCCGCGCGCTTCGCCTGTCCGATCTGCGGCCATGCGATCAGCGAACTGGAACCGAAGCTGTTTTCCTTCAACAACCCGGCCGGCGCCTGCCCGACCTGTGACGGTCTGGGCGTGAAGCAGTTTTTCGACATCAAGCGCCTGGTCAACGGTGAGCTAACCCTGGCCGAAGGTGCGATACGCGGATGGGACAGACGCAACGTCTATTACTTCCAGATGCTCGGCTCACTGGCCGCGCATTACGGCTTCAGTCTGGAGCAACCGTTCAACGAGCTGCCGGCCGATCAGCAGAAACACATCCTGCACGGCAGCGGCTCGCAGAACGTCGATTTCAAATACCTCAACGACCGGGGCGACATCGTCAAACGCTCGCACCCGTTCGAAGGCATCGTCCCGAACCTCGAGCGTCGCTACCGCGAGACCGAATCGGCCAGTGTCCGTGAAGAACTGGCGAAGTTCCTCAGCACCCAGTCGTGCCCGGATTGTCGTGGCACTCGCCTGCGTCGCGAAGCGCGGCACGTCTGGGTTGGCGAGAAAACCCTGCCGGCGGTGACCAACCTGCCGATCGGCGATGCCTGCGACTACTTCGGCGAGCTGAAGATGACTGGCCGGCGCGGTGAAATCGCCGACAAGATTCTCAAGGAAATTCGCGAGCGCCTGCAGTTTCTGGTCAACGTGGGGCTGGATTACCTGTCGCTGGATCGCAGCGCCGATACGCTGTCCGGCGGCGAGGCACAGCGGATCCGTCTGGCCAGCCAGATCGGGGCCGGCCTGGTCGGGGTTCTGTACATCCTCGACGAGCCGTCCATCGGTTTGCACCAACGCGACAATGATCGCCTGCTTGGCACCCTCAAGCACCTGCGCGACATCGGCAACACGGTGATCGTGGTCGAACACGACGAAGACGCGATCCGACTGGCTGACTACGTAGTGGATATCGGCCCGGGCGCCGGGGTTCATGGTGGGCAGATTGTCGCCGAAGGCACGCCGGCCGAAGTCATGGCGCACCCGGACTCGCTGACTGGCAAATACCTGTCGGGCCGGGTCAAGATCGAAGTGCCGGCCAAGCGCACGCCGCGTAACAAAAAACAGGTGCTGTCGCTCAAGGGCGCGCGGGGCAACAACCTGCGCAACGTCGACCTGGAGATCCCGATCGGCCTGCTGACGTGTGTGACCGGAGTTTCCGGCTCGGGCAAATCGACACTGATCAACAACACGCTGTTCCCGCTGAGCGCCACGGCACTCAATGGCGCGACCACACTGGAAGCGGCAGCCCATGACAGCATCAAGGGGCTGGAGCATCTGGACAAGGTCGTCGATATCGACCAGAGCCCGATCGGTCGTACACCGCGCTCCAACCCGGCGACCTACACCGGCCTGTTCACGCCGATCCGCGAACTGTTCGCCGGCGTGCCCGAGTCCCGTTCCCGTGGTTATGGTCCGGGGCGTTTCTCCTTCAACGTCAAGGGCGGTCGTTGCGAGGCTTGCCAGGGCGACGGCCTGATCAAGGTGGAAATGCACTTCCTGCCAGACATCTACGTCCCTTGCGATGTGTGCAAGAGCAAGCGCTACAACCGCGAAACCCTGGAGATCAAATACAAGGGCAAGAGCATCCACGAAACCCTCGAAATGACCATTGAGGAAGCGCGGGAGTTCTTCGACGCGGTGCCCGCGCTCGCGCGCAAGCTGCAAACGCTGATGGATGTGGGCCTGTCCTACATCAAGCTCGGGCAGTCGGCGACCACACTGTCCGGCGGTGAGGCGCAGCGGGTCAAGTTGTCTCGCGAGCTGTCCAAGCGCGATACCGGCAAGACCCTGTACATCCTCGATGAGCCGACCACCGGCCTGCACTTCGCGGATATCCAGCAACTGCTCGATGTGCTGCATCGACTGCGCGACCACGGCAACACCGTGGTGGTGATCGAACACAACCTCGACGTGATCAAGACCGCCGACTGGCTGGTGGATCTCGGCCCCGAGGGCGGTTCGAAAGGTGGGCAGATCATTGCCACCGGCACGCCGGAGGAAGTGGCCGAGATGAAGCAATCTCACACCGGCCACTACCTCAAGCCGCTGCTGATCCGCGATCGAGCCTGA
- the bfr gene encoding bacterioferritin: MQGHPDVIDYLNTLLTGELAARDQYFVHSRMYEDWGFTKLYERINHEMEEEAGHADALMRRILMLEGTPRMRPDDLDVGTTVETMLEADLRLEYKVRAALCKGIELCEKNGDYVSRDILKLQLHDTEEDHTYWLEKQLGLIKLIGIQNYLQSHTS; encoded by the coding sequence ATGCAAGGCCACCCAGACGTTATCGATTACCTCAACACGTTGCTGACCGGCGAACTGGCCGCGCGTGACCAATATTTCGTTCACTCGCGGATGTATGAGGACTGGGGATTCACCAAGCTCTACGAACGAATCAACCACGAGATGGAAGAAGAAGCCGGTCATGCTGACGCTTTGATGCGCCGCATTCTGATGCTGGAAGGCACACCGCGTATGCGTCCGGATGATCTGGACGTTGGCACCACAGTGGAAACCATGCTCGAAGCGGATCTGCGCCTTGAATACAAGGTGCGTGCCGCGCTGTGTAAAGGCATTGAGCTGTGCGAAAAGAATGGCGACTATGTAAGCCGCGATATTCTCAAGCTTCAGTTGCACGATACCGAAGAAGACCACACCTACTGGCTTGAGAAGCAGTTGGGCCTGATCAAGCTGATCGGCATTCAGAACTATCTGCAATCCCACACATCCTGA
- the rpoA gene encoding DNA-directed RNA polymerase subunit alpha has translation MQISVNEFLTPRHIDVQVVSPTRAKITLEPLERGFGHTLGNALRRILLSSMPGCAVVEAEIDGVLHEYSAIEGVQEDVIEILLNLKGLAIKLHGRDEVTLTLSKKGSGVVTAADIQLDHDVEIVNPDHVIANLASNGALNMKLTVARGRGYEPADSRQSDEDESRSIGRLQLDSSFSPVRRIAYVVENARVEQRTNLDKLVIDLETNGTLDPEEAIRRAATILQQQLAAFVDLKGDSEPVVVEQEDEIDPILLRPVDDLELTVRSANCLKAENIYYIGDLIQRTEVELLKTPNLGKKSLTEIKDVLASRGLSLGMRLDNWPPASLKKDDKATA, from the coding sequence ATGCAGATTTCGGTAAATGAGTTCCTGACACCCCGCCATATTGATGTGCAGGTTGTCAGTCCAACCCGCGCCAAGATCACTCTCGAGCCTCTCGAGCGTGGTTTCGGCCACACCCTGGGCAACGCGCTGCGCCGCATCCTGTTGTCCTCAATGCCCGGCTGCGCAGTAGTCGAGGCCGAGATTGACGGTGTGCTCCACGAGTACAGCGCCATCGAAGGTGTACAGGAAGACGTAATTGAAATCCTGTTGAACCTTAAAGGTCTGGCTATCAAGCTGCACGGCCGTGACGAAGTTACGCTGACCTTGTCGAAGAAGGGTTCGGGGGTGGTTACCGCTGCCGATATTCAGCTGGATCATGATGTCGAGATCGTTAATCCCGATCACGTAATCGCTAACCTGGCGTCTAACGGCGCCCTGAACATGAAGCTCACCGTAGCTCGTGGTCGTGGTTATGAACCAGCAGACTCGCGTCAGAGCGATGAAGACGAAAGTCGCAGCATCGGTCGCTTGCAGCTTGACTCTTCGTTCAGCCCGGTTCGCCGTATCGCATACGTGGTGGAAAACGCCCGTGTCGAGCAGCGTACCAACCTGGACAAGCTGGTTATTGATCTGGAAACCAACGGTACCCTGGATCCTGAAGAGGCTATCCGTCGTGCTGCAACCATTCTGCAACAGCAGTTGGCTGCGTTCGTCGACCTCAAAGGTGACAGTGAGCCAGTGGTTGTCGAGCAGGAAGACGAGATCGATCCGATCCTGCTTCGCCCGGTTGACGATCTGGAACTGACTGTACGTTCGGCTAACTGCCTTAAGGCGGAAAACATCTACTACATCGGTGACCTGATTCAGCGCACCGAAGTAGAGCTGTTGAAGACTCCGAACCTGGGCAAGAAATCCTTGACTGAAATCAAGGACGTTCTGGCCTCCCGCGGTCTGTCCCTCGGCATGCGCCTCGACAACTGGCCGCCTGCAAGTCTTAAGAAGGACGACAAGGCGACTGCCTGA
- the rpsK gene encoding 30S ribosomal protein S11 has protein sequence MAKPAARPRKKVKKTVVDGIAHIHASFNNTIVTITDRQGNALSWATSGGSGFRGSRKSTPFAAQVAAERAGQAALEYGLKNLDVNVKGPGPGRESAVRALNGCGYKIASITDVTPIPHNGCRPPKKRRV, from the coding sequence ATGGCAAAACCTGCTGCTCGTCCTCGTAAAAAAGTTAAAAAGACAGTGGTTGATGGCATCGCCCACATCCATGCTTCTTTTAACAACACCATCGTGACCATTACCGACCGTCAAGGTAACGCTCTTTCCTGGGCTACCTCCGGTGGTTCGGGTTTCCGCGGTTCCCGCAAGTCCACCCCGTTCGCTGCTCAAGTAGCTGCTGAACGTGCTGGTCAAGCTGCGCTGGAATACGGCCTGAAAAACCTCGACGTGAACGTCAAGGGTCCAGGTCCAGGTCGTGAATCCGCAGTCCGCGCTTTGAACGGCTGTGGCTACAAGATCGCCAGCATCACCGACGTGACGCCAATCCCGCACAACGGGTGCCGTCCGCCGAAGAAGCGCCGCGTGTAA
- a CDS encoding MFS transporter yields the protein MHDPHSERMSGSETRAASGLALVFAFRMLGMFMVLPVLATYGMDLAGATPALIGLAIGAYGLTQAIFQIPFGIISDRIGRRPVIYLGLIVFALGSVLAAQADSIWGVIAGRILQGAGAISAAVMALLSDLTREQHRTKAMAMIGMTIGLSFAVAMVVGPLLTRAFGLSGLFLATGGMALVGIVIVMFMVPKSTGPLSHRESGVARQALMPTLKHPDLLRLDLGIFVLHAMLMSSFVALPLALVEKAGLPKEQHWWVYLTALLISFFAMIPFIIYGEKKRKMKRVLLGAVMTLMLTELFFWQFGDSLRALVIGTVVFFTAFNLLEASLPSLISKVSPAGGKGTAMGVYSTSQFLGSALGGILGGWMFQHGGLSVVFLGCAGLAALWLAFAVTMREPPYVTSLRLPLSPEAIREAGLVERLKALVGVTDAVIVADEAAIYIKLDTELMDRTTLERLVNNPAQTACEA from the coding sequence ATGCACGATCCCCACAGCGAACGCATGAGTGGCAGCGAGACCCGCGCAGCGAGCGGTCTGGCCCTGGTGTTCGCCTTCCGTATGCTTGGCATGTTCATGGTGCTGCCGGTACTGGCAACCTATGGCATGGATCTGGCGGGAGCGACCCCGGCCCTCATCGGGTTGGCGATTGGCGCTTACGGCCTGACCCAGGCGATTTTCCAGATTCCGTTCGGGATCATTTCCGACCGCATCGGCCGCCGTCCGGTAATTTACCTGGGGCTGATCGTCTTCGCCCTCGGCAGTGTGCTGGCGGCTCAGGCCGATTCGATCTGGGGCGTGATTGCCGGCCGGATCCTGCAGGGCGCCGGCGCAATTTCCGCGGCAGTCATGGCGTTGCTGTCCGACCTGACTCGCGAACAGCACCGCACCAAAGCGATGGCCATGATCGGCATGACCATCGGCCTGTCGTTCGCCGTGGCCATGGTGGTCGGCCCGTTGCTGACCCGCGCATTTGGTCTGTCCGGCTTGTTCCTGGCCACCGGCGGGATGGCACTGGTCGGGATCGTGATCGTGATGTTCATGGTGCCGAAGTCCACCGGGCCGCTGAGCCATCGTGAGTCCGGCGTGGCGCGTCAGGCGTTGATGCCGACGCTCAAGCACCCGGACCTGCTGCGCCTGGATCTGGGCATCTTTGTGTTACATGCGATGTTGATGTCGAGCTTCGTCGCGCTGCCCCTGGCCCTGGTCGAAAAAGCCGGGCTGCCCAAGGAGCAGCACTGGTGGGTCTACCTCACAGCCTTGCTGATCTCTTTTTTCGCCATGATCCCGTTCATTATCTACGGCGAGAAAAAACGCAAAATGAAACGAGTTTTGCTCGGCGCCGTCATGACGCTGATGCTCACTGAGCTATTCTTCTGGCAGTTCGGTGACAGCTTGCGGGCTCTGGTGATCGGTACGGTGGTGTTCTTCACCGCGTTCAATCTGCTGGAAGCCTCGCTGCCGTCGCTGATCAGCAAGGTTTCACCGGCAGGTGGCAAAGGCACGGCCATGGGCGTGTACTCCACCAGCCAGTTCCTCGGTTCTGCGCTCGGCGGGATTCTCGGCGGCTGGATGTTCCAGCATGGCGGTCTGTCGGTTGTGTTCCTCGGATGTGCCGGGCTGGCTGCACTTTGGCTGGCCTTTGCTGTTACCATGCGCGAACCTCCCTACGTGACGAGCCTGCGCCTGCCGTTGTCGCCCGAAGCGATCCGCGAAGCGGGTCTGGTCGAGCGCCTCAAGGCCCTCGTAGGGGTAACTGATGCAGTCATAGTCGCTGATGAAGCGGCGATCTACATCAAACTGGACACCGAATTAATGGATCGCACCACTCTTGAGCGCCTGGTGAACAACCCGGCGCAGACTGCGTGCGAAGCCTAG
- the rplQ gene encoding 50S ribosomal protein L17, which yields MRHRKSGRHLSRTSSHRKAMFQNMAVSLFEHELIKTTLPKAKELRRVAEPLITLAKTDSVANRRLAFDRTRSKAIVGKLFNDLGKRYATREGGYLRILKCGFRAGDNAPMAYVELVDRAVGGEAVSAE from the coding sequence ATGCGTCATCGTAAAAGTGGTCGTCACCTGAGCCGCACCAGCTCGCACCGCAAGGCCATGTTCCAAAACATGGCGGTGTCGCTGTTCGAGCACGAGCTGATCAAAACTACTCTGCCAAAAGCCAAAGAACTGCGCCGCGTTGCCGAGCCGCTGATCACTCTGGCTAAGACAGACAGCGTTGCTAACCGTCGTCTGGCTTTCGACCGTACTCGTTCGAAAGCTATCGTTGGTAAGCTCTTCAACGACCTGGGCAAGCGTTACGCTACCCGTGAGGGTGGCTACCTGCGCATCCTCAAGTGCGGTTTCCGCGCTGGCGACAACGCGCCTATGGCGTACGTCGAACTGGTTGATCGTGCTGTCGGCGGTGAAGCTGTATCCGCTGAGTAA
- the rpsD gene encoding 30S ribosomal protein S4 produces MARYIGPKCKLARREGTDLFLKSGVRAIESKCNIEAAPGIHGQRRGRQSDYGTQLREKQKVRRIYGVLERQFSGYYKEAAGKKGATGENLLQLLECRLDNVVYRMGFGSTRAESRQLVSHKSISVNGQTVNVPSYQVRAGDVVAVREKAKNQLRIVQALDLCAQRGRVEWVEVDTEKKSGVFKNVPARSDLSADINESLIVELYSK; encoded by the coding sequence ATGGCTCGTTACATTGGTCCAAAATGCAAACTCGCTCGTCGCGAAGGCACCGATCTCTTCCTGAAGAGCGGCGTGCGCGCGATCGAATCGAAGTGCAACATTGAAGCAGCACCTGGTATCCACGGCCAACGCCGCGGTCGCCAGTCCGACTACGGCACCCAACTGCGTGAAAAGCAGAAGGTCCGTCGTATCTACGGCGTTCTCGAGCGTCAATTCAGCGGCTACTACAAAGAAGCTGCTGGCAAGAAAGGTGCAACCGGTGAAAACCTGCTGCAACTGCTCGAATGCCGTCTGGACAACGTCGTATACCGTATGGGCTTTGGTTCGACTCGTGCCGAATCCCGTCAGCTGGTATCGCACAAGTCGATCAGCGTTAACGGTCAGACCGTAAACGTTCCTTCGTACCAGGTTCGTGCTGGTGACGTGGTCGCTGTTCGCGAGAAAGCAAAAAATCAACTTCGCATTGTCCAAGCTCTCGATCTGTGTGCTCAACGTGGCCGCGTAGAGTGGGTAGAAGTAGACACTGAGAAGAAGTCGGGCGTTTTCAAGAACGTTCCTGCTCGCAGTGATCTGTCCGCCGACATCAACGAAAGCCTGATTGTCGAGCTCTACTCCAAGTAA
- a CDS encoding catalase yields the protein MSQNKTLTTASGAPVADNQNSRSAGPRGPLLLEDFHLIEKLAHFNRENIPERRVHAKGSGAYGTFTVTRDITQYTSAKLFSAVGKQTPTFLRFSTVGGERGSADTERDPRGFALKFYTEEGNWDIVGNNTPVFFIRDPLKFPDFIHTQKRLPQSNLKSAQMMWDFWSHSPEALHQVTILFSDRGIPDGYRHMHGFGSHTYSLISAQGERHWVKWHYKTKQGIKNLAPADAARLAGTDPDYAQRDLFEAIERGDFPKWSVCIQIMTEAQAAAHYENPFDVTKTWSQKEFPLIEVGELELNRNPLNYFAEVEQAAFGPSNMVPGVGLSPDRMLQGRVFAYADAHRYRVGTNHQQLPVNAPRSPVNTYQRDGSMAFGSNGGATPNYEPNSYVESPKQAPHYAEPALALSGAADRYDHREDTDYYSHAGALFRLMSDEQKALLVSNIAGAMAGVSSDVVDRQLQHFYKADPAYGEAIAKLLNVQLNEV from the coding sequence ATGAGCCAGAACAAGACGCTTACGACTGCCAGCGGCGCTCCAGTCGCCGATAACCAGAACTCCCGCTCCGCCGGGCCACGTGGTCCCTTGCTGCTCGAAGACTTTCACCTGATCGAGAAGCTTGCTCACTTCAACCGTGAAAACATTCCTGAACGCCGTGTACATGCCAAGGGTTCGGGCGCCTACGGTACTTTCACTGTCACCCGCGATATCACGCAGTACACGAGCGCCAAGTTGTTCTCGGCCGTGGGCAAGCAAACGCCGACTTTCCTGCGATTCTCCACAGTAGGTGGTGAGCGCGGATCGGCTGACACCGAACGCGATCCTCGTGGTTTCGCCCTGAAGTTCTACACCGAAGAAGGCAACTGGGACATCGTCGGCAACAACACGCCAGTGTTCTTTATTCGCGATCCGCTGAAATTCCCCGACTTTATCCACACCCAGAAACGCCTGCCGCAGAGCAATCTGAAAAGTGCGCAGATGATGTGGGATTTCTGGTCGCACTCGCCTGAGGCACTGCACCAGGTCACCATTCTGTTTTCTGACCGGGGTATTCCTGACGGCTACCGCCACATGCACGGCTTCGGCAGTCACACCTATAGCTTGATCAGTGCGCAAGGCGAGCGTCATTGGGTGAAGTGGCACTACAAAACCAAGCAAGGGATCAAGAACCTTGCGCCGGCAGATGCGGCACGCCTGGCAGGTACCGATCCTGATTACGCGCAACGTGATCTGTTCGAGGCCATTGAGCGCGGCGACTTCCCGAAATGGAGCGTGTGCATCCAAATCATGACCGAAGCCCAGGCAGCGGCGCATTACGAGAACCCGTTCGACGTGACCAAGACCTGGTCGCAGAAGGAGTTCCCTTTGATCGAAGTCGGTGAGCTGGAGTTGAATCGCAACCCGCTGAACTACTTCGCCGAAGTCGAGCAAGCTGCATTCGGCCCGAGCAATATGGTACCGGGTGTTGGTCTTTCGCCGGATCGCATGCTGCAAGGTCGCGTGTTTGCCTACGCCGATGCGCATCGCTATCGCGTAGGCACCAATCACCAGCAACTGCCAGTGAACGCCCCACGCAGTCCAGTGAATACCTACCAGCGTGATGGTTCGATGGCTTTTGGCAGCAACGGTGGTGCGACGCCTAACTACGAGCCGAACAGCTACGTAGAGTCGCCAAAGCAGGCGCCGCATTACGCTGAGCCTGCGCTGGCCTTGAGTGGCGCGGCTGATCGCTACGATCACCGCGAAGACACCGACTACTACAGCCATGCCGGTGCGCTGTTCCGTTTGATGAGCGACGAACAGAAAGCGCTGCTGGTCAGCAACATTGCTGGTGCGATGGCGGGTGTTTCGAGTGATGTCGTCGACCGCCAGTTGCAGCATTTCTACAAGGCCGACCCGGCGTATGGAGAAGCAATCGCAAAGCTGCTCAACGTACAGCTTAACGAAGTCTAA
- the rpmJ gene encoding 50S ribosomal protein L36, whose translation MKVRASVKKLCRNCKIIRREGVVRVICSAEPRHKQRQG comes from the coding sequence ATGAAAGTTCGTGCATCGGTGAAAAAGCTGTGCCGTAACTGCAAGATTATTCGCCGCGAAGGTGTTGTTCGAGTAATTTGCAGCGCGGAACCGCGTCACAAACAGCGCCAAGGCTGA
- a CDS encoding single-stranded DNA-binding protein produces MARGVNKVILVGTCGQDPEVRYLPNGNAVTNLSLATSEQWTDKQTGQKVEKTEWHRVSMFGKVAEIAGEYLRKGSQVYIEGKLQTREWEKDGIKRYTTEIVVDMQGTMQLLGGRPQQGDQQGGGNNYQQQAPRQQAPRPQQSAPQQRSAPAPQQAAPQPAPDFDSFDDDIPF; encoded by the coding sequence ATGGCCCGTGGGGTTAACAAAGTCATTCTGGTCGGTACTTGCGGCCAGGATCCCGAAGTACGCTACCTGCCCAACGGTAACGCCGTGACCAACCTGAGTCTGGCGACCAGCGAGCAGTGGACCGACAAGCAGACCGGTCAGAAGGTCGAGAAGACCGAGTGGCACCGTGTATCGATGTTCGGCAAGGTTGCCGAGATCGCCGGCGAATACCTGCGCAAGGGTTCGCAGGTGTACATCGAAGGCAAGCTGCAGACCCGTGAGTGGGAAAAAGACGGTATCAAGCGTTACACCACCGAAATCGTGGTCGACATGCAAGGCACCATGCAACTGCTGGGCGGCCGTCCACAACAGGGCGACCAACAAGGCGGTGGCAACAACTATCAGCAGCAGGCGCCACGCCAGCAGGCTCCGCGTCCGCAGCAGTCGGCACCTCAGCAGCGTTCGGCTCCGGCTCCACAGCAGGCCGCACCGCAACCGGCTCCGGATTTCGACA
- the rpsM gene encoding 30S ribosomal protein S13: MARIAGVNIPDNKHTVISLTYIYGVGRTTAQKICAETGVNPAAKIKDLSDEQIEQLRGEVAKFTTEGDLRREINMKIKRLMDLGCYRGLRHRRGLPVRGQRTKTNARTRKGPRKPIRK, translated from the coding sequence ATGGCCCGTATTGCAGGCGTTAACATTCCAGATAACAAGCATACTGTTATCTCGCTGACCTACATCTATGGTGTTGGTCGCACTACTGCACAGAAGATTTGTGCAGAGACTGGGGTAAACCCAGCCGCAAAGATCAAGGATCTGAGCGACGAGCAGATTGAACAGCTGCGTGGCGAAGTGGCGAAGTTCACCACTGAAGGTGACCTGCGTCGCGAAATCAACATGAAAATCAAGCGCTTGATGGACCTCGGTTGCTATCGCGGTCTGCGTCATCGTCGTGGTCTGCCAGTACGCGGTCAGCGTACCAAGACCAACGCGCGTACCCGTAAAGGTCCGCGTAAGCCGATCCGCAAGTAA